A genomic window from Methanovulcanius yangii includes:
- a CDS encoding polysaccharide deacetylase family protein — protein sequence MGSEYLELLKDQPELWDHFTRKEEYNPEFSDQYDRFPYYLSKTRDIFDPTVSKYLMDSGFRPEYPDGKKFAVCLTHDIDNVYRSIPQRGFHLAKSLYCRDKNGFIRSLKGTFNKRKPLCNFEEIMDLEEQYGAKSSFYFLALQPGDQDYSYDIMDLKDDIRNIRDRGWEVGLHGGHEAYNSYERISSEKKRLENALGSDVIGYRNHYLHFKTPDTWEHLAKAGFLYDTTFGYADCTGFRNGMCHPFQPYNLNSNSMIDIIEIPLVVMEGTLFTNYMRLTGDVALQCVMHLIDRVSECFGVFCLLWHNSMLLDGTLEKEAYEKILEYCYQKNAWITSGEMVLYNLMGRNK from the coding sequence ATGGGAAGTGAATATCTCGAATTACTTAAAGATCAACCAGAACTATGGGATCATTTTACAAGAAAGGAAGAATATAATCCTGAATTTAGCGATCAGTATGATCGTTTTCCCTATTACCTAAGCAAAACAAGAGATATTTTTGACCCAACTGTTTCGAAATACCTAATGGATTCGGGATTTAGACCGGAGTATCCCGATGGTAAGAAATTCGCAGTCTGTCTCACCCACGACATCGACAATGTTTACCGCAGTATTCCTCAAAGAGGGTTCCATTTGGCAAAATCTCTATATTGTCGAGATAAAAATGGATTCATACGATCGTTAAAAGGTACATTCAATAAAAGGAAGCCCTTGTGCAATTTTGAAGAAATAATGGACCTGGAAGAACAATACGGTGCAAAATCGAGCTTTTATTTCCTTGCCTTACAACCAGGAGATCAGGATTATTCATATGATATCATGGATTTAAAAGATGATATCAGAAATATCAGGGACAGAGGATGGGAGGTGGGACTTCATGGTGGGCATGAAGCATATAATTCCTACGAACGCATCTCTTCAGAAAAAAAGAGGCTGGAGAATGCCCTTGGTTCTGATGTAATTGGATATCGGAACCACTATCTTCATTTTAAAACACCCGATACTTGGGAGCACCTTGCAAAAGCTGGATTCCTTTATGACACAACATTTGGTTATGCTGATTGTACCGGTTTTAGGAATGGAATGTGCCACCCATTTCAGCCATACAATCTGAATTCAAATTCAATGATTGATATCATTGAGATCCCTTTGGTCGTCATGGAAGGGACGTTATTTACTAATTATATGAGGCTTACCGGCGACGTGGCATTACAATGTGTAATGCACCTTATTGATAGAGTTTCAGAATGTTTTGGCGTATTCTGTCTTTTATGGCATAACTCCATGTTGCTAGATGGAACCTTGGAGAAAGAGGCATATGAGAAAATTCTTGAATACTGCTACCAGAAGAATGCGTGGATTACAAGCGGTGAAATGGTATTATATAATTTAATGGGGAGAAACAAATAA
- the rfbA gene encoding glucose-1-phosphate thymidylyltransferase RfbA, translating into MKGIILAGGKGTRLYPMTISVSKQLLPIYDKPLVYYPLSVLLLAGIKDILIISTPDDINSYKRLLGDGSRLGVNFSYLVQNRPRGLAEAFILGEDFIGDDNVCLILGDNVFYGQGFSSILEKARTKKEGATIFGYQVSNPSEFGIVEFNENGRVLSVEEKPNNPKSKFAIPGLYFYDNQVVEIAKNIRPSSRGEIEITSVNEEYLKKGELDVILLGRGMAWLDTGTPQGMLLASSYVEAVQQRQGLYIACIEEIAWRQGFINGDELRALGDDLYMTDYGQYILSLLDSNCD; encoded by the coding sequence ATGAAAGGTATCATATTGGCTGGGGGTAAAGGCACCCGTCTCTACCCAATGACAATATCAGTATCCAAGCAGTTACTTCCCATCTATGACAAACCTTTAGTATATTATCCATTATCGGTTCTTTTACTTGCGGGAATTAAGGATATTTTAATCATTTCAACACCTGATGATATTAATTCATATAAGAGATTGCTTGGTGATGGTTCCCGCCTAGGAGTTAATTTTTCATATCTAGTGCAAAATCGACCAAGGGGGCTTGCAGAAGCTTTTATCCTTGGTGAGGATTTCATAGGAGATGACAATGTCTGCCTCATACTTGGGGATAATGTATTTTATGGGCAGGGATTCTCTTCCATTCTTGAGAAAGCAAGGACAAAAAAAGAGGGTGCAACCATATTTGGGTATCAGGTTTCGAATCCCAGTGAATTTGGAATAGTTGAGTTTAATGAAAATGGAAGGGTCCTCTCAGTTGAAGAAAAACCAAATAACCCCAAGTCCAAGTTTGCAATTCCTGGTCTATATTTTTATGATAATCAGGTCGTTGAGATTGCAAAAAATATTCGGCCTTCATCTCGTGGTGAAATTGAGATTACGTCTGTCAATGAAGAGTACTTAAAAAAAGGTGAATTAGACGTAATTCTCTTGGGAAGAGGTATGGCATGGCTAGATACCGGGACTCCTCAAGGCATGCTCCTTGCTAGTTCATACGTTGAAGCAGTTCAACAACGTCAGGGTCTCTATATCGCATGTATTGAAGAAATTGCTTGGAGACAAGGATTCATAAATGGCGATGAGCTTCGGGCTCTTGGGGATGATTTATATATGACTGACTATGGCCAATACATATTATCATTATTAGATTCTAATTGTGACTAG
- a CDS encoding nucleotide sugar dehydrogenase, whose translation MSGKLKRILEDRGPIRTVGVIGMGYVGIPAAALFADSPAFSMVYGFQRDSKSSGYKIAMLNAGESPLKGEEPGLEELLGKVTGAGKFRCTADFSRIAECDAVTLAIQTPFANPKDLIPDFTPLVEGLRNVGRYLTPGTLVVLESTITPGTTEGMARQILEEESGLVAGEDFCLSHAPERVMVGRLLQNIREHDRVVGGIDEVSTQRACELYGPVLTKGRLIPMSATAAEVTKTAENTFRDMQIAAANQLALYCEAMGINFYDVRAGIDSLKGEGITRAILWPGAGVGGHCLTKDTYHLERGVEQLGPDALDWPDDIASLYITSRRINDFMPTHMLHLTESALRQAGRDPKAPLKGATIALLGWAFLNDSDDARNTPAAPFYEAARAAGAEVRVHDPWVDQETAPDVPEGAVISRDLADVLTGVDAFVIFAGHREYRTLGPVEVKRLCNHSRPAIIDGRNVVHPGAWIDAGFVYRGIGRGDKNGYTISE comes from the coding sequence ATGAGCGGGAAACTTAAACGAATTTTGGAAGACCGCGGCCCTATCCGTACGGTGGGGGTCATCGGCATGGGCTATGTAGGCATCCCGGCGGCGGCCCTCTTTGCGGATTCGCCGGCGTTTTCGATGGTGTATGGTTTCCAGCGGGACTCAAAGAGTTCCGGCTACAAGATTGCGATGCTCAATGCGGGCGAAAGCCCCCTCAAGGGAGAGGAACCTGGTCTGGAAGAGCTTCTCGGGAAGGTGACGGGTGCCGGGAAGTTCCGGTGTACGGCTGATTTTTCCCGTATTGCAGAATGTGACGCGGTCACGCTTGCCATCCAGACGCCGTTTGCAAATCCAAAAGACCTTATTCCGGACTTCACCCCCCTCGTTGAAGGGCTCCGCAACGTCGGACGCTATCTGACGCCTGGCACGCTTGTCGTCCTGGAGTCGACGATTACGCCGGGCACGACGGAAGGGATGGCCCGGCAGATCCTCGAGGAGGAGTCAGGGCTTGTTGCAGGGGAGGACTTCTGTCTTTCCCACGCCCCCGAGCGTGTGATGGTTGGCCGTCTTTTGCAGAATATCCGGGAGCACGACAGGGTTGTCGGGGGAATCGACGAGGTCTCCACACAGCGTGCATGTGAGCTCTATGGTCCTGTCTTGACGAAGGGCCGGCTCATCCCCATGAGTGCAACCGCAGCTGAGGTCACGAAGACCGCGGAGAATACCTTCCGCGACATGCAGATTGCAGCAGCCAACCAGCTCGCCCTCTACTGCGAGGCGATGGGAATCAACTTCTACGATGTACGGGCGGGTATCGACTCCCTGAAGGGCGAGGGGATCACCCGCGCCATCCTCTGGCCCGGCGCCGGCGTCGGCGGGCACTGCCTGACGAAGGACACGTATCATCTGGAGCGGGGTGTGGAGCAGCTTGGGCCCGATGCCCTCGACTGGCCGGATGACATCGCATCCCTCTACATCACATCGCGCCGGATCAATGACTTCATGCCGACCCATATGCTCCACCTGACGGAGTCGGCCCTCCGGCAGGCAGGAAGAGACCCAAAAGCGCCCCTGAAGGGCGCGACAATCGCCCTCCTCGGCTGGGCCTTCCTCAATGACTCCGACGACGCAAGAAATACCCCGGCAGCGCCCTTCTATGAGGCGGCCCGTGCCGCCGGCGCCGAGGTCCGCGTCCACGACCCGTGGGTCGACCAGGAGACGGCACCGGACGTGCCGGAGGGTGCGGTGATCAGCCGCGACCTCGCTGACGTCCTGACCGGGGTCGATGCGTTCGTAATATTTGCTGGGCATAGGGAGTACCGGACGCTTGGTCCCGTAGAAGTGAAGAGGCTCTGCAACCATTCCCGGCCCGCTATTATTGATGGCAGGAACGTTGTCCATCCTGGTGCTTGGATAGACGCAGGTTTTGTCTACCGCGGTATCGGACGCGGCGATAAGAATGGCTATACGATATCAGAATAA
- a CDS encoding Gfo/Idh/MocA family oxidoreductase: MDVGVIGVGMMGRNHARVYSELKGVDDVWVFDLNSEAAKGVAKSTGAVQAGSMDELLRSVDALSLCVPTPYHFATAKEVIDAGVNLLIEKPICLTSKEGEELIGSIPDELVVGVGHIERFNPIIPELARIVKDPLYVELKRHNPASSRVTGSSVVEDLMIHDIDIIFHALFTGDYSMEAVCTFDVCGALFEFGKTPVYLSASRKASKKVRSISIEMEEMTVEGDFMTQEVYVYRKPENYHMEAQRYVQENIIEKVMVGKIEPLKTELVTFLDSVKSGRPFPVTPAQALENVHICESITGRMHT, encoded by the coding sequence ATGGATGTTGGAGTAATCGGCGTGGGTATGATGGGGAGAAACCACGCCCGCGTTTATTCGGAACTGAAAGGGGTCGATGATGTATGGGTATTCGACCTGAATTCAGAGGCGGCAAAGGGGGTGGCAAAAAGTACCGGTGCTGTCCAAGCGGGCAGCATGGACGAACTCCTGCGAAGTGTCGATGCGCTGAGCCTCTGTGTTCCCACGCCCTATCATTTTGCAACCGCAAAAGAGGTGATCGACGCAGGCGTGAACTTACTCATCGAAAAGCCCATATGCCTCACCTCAAAGGAGGGAGAGGAACTCATTGGGTCAATACCTGATGAGCTCGTCGTCGGCGTAGGGCACATCGAGCGCTTCAACCCCATCATCCCCGAACTTGCCAGGATCGTGAAAGACCCCCTTTATGTCGAACTTAAACGGCATAATCCGGCGTCGTCACGGGTGACAGGGAGCTCCGTGGTGGAGGACCTGATGATCCATGACATCGACATCATCTTCCACGCCCTCTTTACCGGGGATTATTCAATGGAAGCGGTGTGCACCTTTGACGTCTGTGGCGCTCTTTTTGAGTTCGGGAAGACTCCCGTCTATCTCTCGGCAAGTCGGAAGGCCTCAAAGAAAGTTCGCAGCATCTCTATCGAGATGGAGGAGATGACGGTCGAAGGGGATTTCATGACACAGGAGGTCTATGTCTACCGTAAGCCCGAGAACTACCACATGGAAGCCCAGCGTTATGTACAGGAGAACATCATCGAGAAGGTGATGGTGGGGAAGATAGAGCCGCTGAAGACCGAGCTCGTCACGTTTCTCGACAGCGTGAAAAGTGGCCGGCCGTTCCCCGTCACCCCGGCACAGGCACTGGAAAATGTACATATCTGCGAATCAATTACCGGGCGAATGCATACATGA
- a CDS encoding DUF1698 domain-containing protein, translated as MQELEDIRKLLDARSKHGHYQMLPPALINIEPTLSRFSHSRRLDNERYEWFSKKINFKNKRILDIGANIGYFSFRLATEMQGNLTTYEPFIDHSIAIDTCKRILGLDDNSFNNVNQGVSLKDIKNLKRYDIVLFFNVLQHAGEDFDSNFVRSVDDWRDYAVQYLTELRNITEYLIFQTGYTWLGHEGKFCDDDDILDFTIDLLRDAGWNIEYCGVVTNHQSPNYVDYEISNDSKNVHPLISFWTKYGIIFKNKFFNANLDYRFMERPLFICKS; from the coding sequence ATGCAGGAATTGGAAGATATTCGAAAATTACTTGATGCAAGATCAAAACATGGGCATTACCAAATGTTACCTCCGGCCCTAATAAATATTGAGCCAACCCTTTCGCGATTTAGCCATTCACGAAGACTCGATAATGAGAGATATGAATGGTTCTCAAAAAAAATAAATTTTAAAAATAAGAGAATATTGGATATTGGGGCAAATATTGGTTATTTTTCTTTTAGATTGGCTACCGAGATGCAGGGAAACCTTACTACCTACGAACCATTTATCGATCATTCAATTGCTATCGACACATGTAAACGTATACTAGGGCTGGACGATAATTCTTTTAATAACGTAAATCAAGGTGTTTCCCTTAAAGATATTAAAAATCTAAAAAGATATGATATTGTGCTTTTTTTTAATGTTCTCCAGCATGCAGGGGAAGATTTTGATTCAAATTTTGTTCGTAGTGTTGATGATTGGCGTGATTATGCGGTTCAATATCTTACAGAATTGCGAAATATTACGGAGTACCTTATTTTCCAAACCGGATACACTTGGTTAGGGCATGAGGGGAAATTCTGTGATGATGATGATATTTTAGATTTCACAATTGATCTCTTACGTGACGCAGGATGGAATATTGAATATTGTGGGGTTGTAACAAATCATCAATCGCCGAATTATGTTGATTATGAAATATCTAATGATTCTAAGAATGTCCATCCATTAATTAGTTTTTGGACAAAGTATGGTATTATTTTTAAGAATAAATTTTTTAATGCAAACTTGGATTATAGATTCATGGAAAGACCATTATTTATTTGCAAATCATAA
- the rffA gene encoding dTDP-4-amino-4,6-dideoxygalactose transaminase has protein sequence MIPYSSPSITSLEIEYVVDCLKNKRISGDGEYTKRVTEIFKKKFNINNFLLTTSCTHALELSAFLIDIRKGDEVIMPSYTFVSTANAFMLRGARPVFVDIDPLTLNMDSTTIEEHITPKTKAICPVHYAGVPCEMDSINATAAEHDIFVIEDAAQAVGSTYHGKYAGTLGDMGCYSFHETKNYCMGEGGGLVINDPRYLERAEILREKGTNRSQFIQGLVDKYTWHDIGSSYLPSDLLAALLTAQMERFEEIMSKRLNIWDIYNEAFKELEDDGLVIRPHVPNGCTHNAHIYYLILPSEEIRNGLLNHLNNNNIQAVFHYMPLHISTMGGKLGYKKGDLQVTEQLANNILRLPIFVDLDDKELIKIIDLIIQFLKY, from the coding sequence ATGATACCATATAGTTCACCGAGTATTACCTCTCTAGAAATTGAGTATGTTGTAGATTGCCTCAAGAATAAGAGAATCAGTGGTGATGGTGAATATACTAAAAGGGTAACTGAAATTTTCAAAAAGAAATTCAATATCAATAATTTTCTTCTTACCACTTCCTGTACACATGCTCTCGAATTAAGTGCATTTTTAATCGATATTCGAAAAGGTGACGAGGTTATAATGCCCTCCTATACTTTTGTATCCACAGCAAATGCCTTTATGTTAAGGGGTGCAAGACCAGTATTTGTTGATATTGATCCTTTAACCTTAAATATGGATTCAACAACGATTGAGGAGCATATTACACCTAAAACGAAGGCAATATGTCCGGTCCATTATGCGGGTGTACCATGCGAGATGGATTCAATTAATGCAACTGCAGCAGAGCATGATATTTTTGTTATTGAGGATGCAGCCCAGGCGGTGGGTTCCACTTACCATGGAAAATATGCTGGCACTTTAGGAGATATGGGCTGCTACAGCTTTCATGAAACAAAAAATTACTGCATGGGTGAAGGAGGAGGCCTTGTCATAAATGACCCCCGCTATCTTGAGAGGGCAGAAATTCTCAGAGAGAAAGGGACAAACAGGAGCCAGTTTATTCAAGGGCTAGTAGACAAATATACCTGGCATGATATAGGATCATCATATTTACCATCGGATCTGTTAGCAGCATTACTTACTGCTCAAATGGAAAGATTTGAAGAAATAATGAGTAAACGCCTTAATATTTGGGACATTTACAATGAAGCCTTCAAAGAACTGGAGGATGACGGATTAGTTATTCGGCCACATGTACCTAATGGCTGCACACACAATGCACATATATATTATCTTATACTTCCCTCCGAGGAAATCAGAAATGGATTGTTGAATCACTTAAATAATAATAATATTCAAGCAGTATTTCATTACATGCCACTGCATATCTCGACGATGGGTGGGAAATTGGGGTACAAGAAAGGTGATTTACAAGTAACAGAACAATTAGCGAATAATATTTTGAGGTTACCAATTTTCGTGGATTTGGATGATAAAGAATTAATAAAAATTATCGATTTAATAATACAATTTTTGAAATATTGA
- a CDS encoding methionyl-tRNA formyltransferase yields the protein MKLLLCLNTKKGYSILDSIISQKKNEIIGSVISYTQRFEEVDYGFKIQELCEKNNIDYLDWHETKQNLDDIIETREISGIIAIGWQYLIPMSLNNFLPDKIVIFHDSLLPKYRGFSPLANAIIRGDSKTGLTVLYAAEKVDAGDILLQKEMKIDNSSYISDLIDIMSEIYIEAFFEFLSLVEKSKLAPIPQDNDHATYGIWRNPEDNLIDWNGSANTIRNLIRASGLPYSGAYSFLSGKLIRIWRCEVLNYDLFFEVRDSGKIWQIEDGFPIIICGQGLLKVTSASYNDGSDALPIRKVRQRFESK from the coding sequence ATGAAATTATTACTATGTCTTAATACAAAAAAAGGATATTCTATTCTTGATTCAATAATTTCACAGAAAAAAAACGAAATTATTGGTTCCGTAATTTCATATACACAACGATTTGAAGAAGTAGATTATGGGTTTAAAATTCAAGAATTATGTGAAAAAAATAATATTGATTATTTGGATTGGCACGAAACAAAGCAGAATTTGGATGATATCATTGAAACAAGAGAGATTTCAGGAATAATTGCAATTGGGTGGCAATATCTTATACCAATGAGTTTAAACAATTTTCTACCAGATAAAATTGTAATATTCCATGATAGTTTATTGCCAAAATATCGAGGATTTAGTCCACTTGCGAATGCAATAATTAGGGGAGATTCTAAAACAGGTCTCACAGTATTATATGCAGCGGAAAAAGTGGATGCAGGTGATATTTTACTTCAAAAAGAGATGAAAATTGATAATTCTTCATATATTTCTGATTTAATCGATATAATGTCCGAAATATATATCGAAGCCTTTTTTGAGTTTTTGTCATTGGTTGAGAAGAGTAAATTGGCACCTATCCCACAAGATAACGATCATGCAACTTATGGTATTTGGAGAAACCCTGAAGATAATTTAATCGATTGGAATGGGTCTGCTAATACGATTCGAAATTTGATCCGTGCCTCAGGTTTACCTTATTCAGGTGCTTATTCATTCCTTTCCGGTAAACTGATTCGTATCTGGAGATGCGAGGTTTTAAATTATGATTTATTCTTCGAAGTTAGAGACAGCGGAAAAATTTGGCAAATCGAAGATGGGTTTCCAATAATAATTTGTGGACAAGGTCTTCTGAAGGTGACATCAGCATCATATAATGATGGATCCGATGCTCTTCCAATAAGAAAGGTAAGGCAACGGTTTGAATCGAAATGA
- a CDS encoding acyltransferase, with product MIGRNAVIRSGTTIYCDVTAGDNFSTGHNVVIREHTTIGNNVSIGTNTIIEGNTKIGNGVNMQSLVYIPTGVVIEDDVFIGPNAVLTNDPYPPNDRGNLKGPIIRKGASIGANATILPGIEIGEGSLVAAGAIVTKDVPPHTLAVGAPARFRDLPAEAQR from the coding sequence GTGATTGGAAGAAATGCTGTCATCAGGTCAGGGACCACTATATACTGTGATGTCACAGCGGGAGATAATTTTTCAACAGGTCATAATGTCGTCATCAGGGAACATACGACCATTGGGAACAATGTCTCAATTGGCACAAATACCATCATCGAAGGGAATACCAAAATTGGAAACGGGGTAAATATGCAGAGCCTGGTGTATATTCCGACAGGAGTTGTGATCGAGGATGATGTTTTCATCGGTCCAAATGCGGTCCTCACCAATGATCCGTACCCCCCGAACGACCGTGGAAATCTCAAGGGCCCGATCATCAGGAAGGGGGCCTCCATCGGTGCCAATGCCACCATTCTGCCGGGCATTGAGATAGGGGAAGGATCGCTTGTTGCCGCCGGCGCTATCGTGACGAAGGATGTGCCGCCGCATACCCTCGCCGTCGGTGCTCCTGCCCGGTTCCGCGACCTTCCTGCGGAGGCTCAGAGATGA
- a CDS encoding DegT/DnrJ/EryC1/StrS family aminotransferase has protein sequence MIPVARPFLGEEEIAAVAEVMQSGMLAQGEVVTAFEEEFAAYCETKHGVAVNSGTAALHAALLALGIGPGDEVIVPSFTFIATATSVSMCGARPVMVDVEPSTYTIDPEAVRSALSPATKAVIGVHLFGQPFDIDPVLKICEEKGLVLIEDCAQAHGATYRGKKVGGFGDVGCFSFYPTKNMTSGEGGMVTMDDAELASHIRRIINHGQSDKYLHTELGYNFRMTNIGAAIGRVQLGKLDAMNARRVANAEWYNSHIQSQGIATPVTRPGATHVYHQYVLDVDEECPLSRDGLMAYLREKDIGSAVHYPMPVHRQPLYAENGNGDSCPISDSASQHVLSLPVHPGVGREECLYIAEILNGVK, from the coding sequence ATGATCCCTGTTGCACGCCCATTTCTAGGAGAAGAAGAGATCGCTGCAGTCGCCGAGGTGATGCAGTCAGGGATGCTTGCACAGGGGGAGGTGGTAACGGCGTTTGAGGAGGAGTTCGCCGCGTACTGTGAAACGAAGCATGGTGTGGCGGTCAATTCCGGGACGGCCGCCCTGCACGCCGCCCTCCTTGCACTCGGTATCGGACCCGGTGATGAGGTCATCGTCCCCTCCTTCACCTTCATTGCCACGGCGACGAGCGTGAGCATGTGCGGGGCACGACCGGTGATGGTGGACGTCGAGCCCTCCACCTATACGATCGACCCGGAGGCGGTCCGGTCCGCCCTCTCTCCGGCGACGAAGGCAGTCATCGGGGTTCACCTCTTCGGTCAGCCGTTCGACATCGACCCGGTGCTGAAGATCTGCGAGGAAAAGGGTCTTGTGCTGATAGAGGATTGTGCCCAGGCACATGGGGCGACCTACCGCGGGAAGAAAGTCGGCGGATTTGGTGATGTGGGATGTTTCTCCTTCTATCCAACGAAGAACATGACATCCGGCGAAGGGGGGATGGTGACGATGGATGATGCCGAACTTGCCTCCCATATCCGGCGTATCATCAACCACGGGCAGAGCGATAAGTACCTCCATACGGAACTCGGATACAACTTCCGGATGACGAACATCGGGGCGGCCATCGGGCGCGTGCAGCTCGGAAAGCTCGATGCGATGAACGCGAGGCGCGTGGCAAACGCAGAGTGGTACAATTCTCATATCCAGAGTCAGGGGATAGCGACCCCGGTGACCCGTCCCGGGGCAACGCATGTCTATCACCAGTATGTTCTCGACGTCGATGAGGAGTGCCCGCTCTCGCGTGACGGCCTGATGGCCTACCTGCGTGAGAAGGACATCGGTTCGGCGGTGCACTACCCGATGCCGGTACATCGGCAACCGCTCTATGCTGAAAATGGGAATGGGGACTCCTGTCCCATCTCAGACAGCGCATCACAACATGTGCTCAGCCTGCCGGTGCACCCCGGTGTTGGCAGGGAAGAATGCCTCTATATTGCTGAGATACTAAACGGAGTTAAGTAA
- a CDS encoding TDP-N-acetylfucosamine:lipid II N-acetylfucosaminyltransferase, whose product MKKILHIFSVLGFRPLEGQIDFIRKNYDGNNHHFICLNQSLQSIHDRFSVPDITKGIHLDFVRIKFYNFLQAYKFLEKCNGYDLIIFHSIFIPFSLTFLLSFKNEILKKSVWIVWGGDLYAYREKNKSLTNYMMEVLRKRIIPSFYCIVSNNCDFQLCRKWYHSAAINFQAYYPYLGVQNELSYENKDTKDAIHILLGNSATKSNRHIDALMYLKKFNEENIKIFIPLSYGDQEYGKYVETFAKEIFGDKAIALNDYIDRESYGQILSEIDIGIFNHNRQQAMGTIYSLILSGAKIYANADSCIFEILIKENDLKVYSIDEIENNSFKEFYEFDSSIASENRHKTQVFLSNQNLKFQWDKVFSLPSNNNQLS is encoded by the coding sequence ATGAAAAAAATATTGCATATTTTCAGTGTTTTGGGATTTAGACCACTTGAGGGGCAAATAGATTTTATTAGGAAAAATTACGATGGAAACAACCATCATTTCATATGTCTGAATCAGTCACTGCAATCTATCCACGATAGATTTTCTGTTCCTGACATCACCAAAGGGATTCATCTGGATTTTGTTAGAATAAAATTTTACAATTTTTTGCAGGCGTATAAATTCCTTGAGAAATGTAATGGTTACGATTTAATTATTTTCCATTCAATCTTCATTCCTTTTAGTTTAACATTTCTTCTTTCGTTTAAGAATGAAATTTTAAAGAAATCGGTATGGATTGTTTGGGGTGGAGATTTATATGCATATCGAGAGAAAAATAAATCTTTAACTAATTATATGATGGAGGTACTCAGAAAGAGGATTATCCCATCGTTTTATTGTATTGTCAGTAATAACTGTGACTTTCAATTGTGTAGAAAATGGTATCATAGTGCAGCAATTAATTTTCAGGCATATTATCCTTATTTAGGGGTTCAGAATGAACTTTCGTATGAAAATAAGGATACGAAAGACGCAATACATATTTTATTGGGCAACTCCGCCACAAAATCCAATCGTCATATTGATGCACTAATGTATTTAAAGAAATTTAATGAGGAAAATATTAAAATATTTATCCCTCTGTCTTATGGCGATCAAGAATATGGTAAGTACGTTGAAACATTCGCAAAAGAAATTTTTGGAGATAAGGCTATCGCTCTAAATGATTATATTGACCGAGAAAGTTATGGTCAAATCTTATCCGAGATTGACATTGGAATTTTCAATCACAATCGCCAACAGGCAATGGGTACAATATATTCTTTAATTCTATCCGGTGCTAAAATATACGCTAATGCTGATAGTTGCATATTTGAAATATTAATAAAAGAAAATGATTTGAAGGTCTACTCTATTGATGAAATTGAAAATAATTCCTTTAAAGAATTTTATGAATTTGATTCTTCAATAGCATCAGAAAATAGACATAAAACTCAAGTATTTCTAAGTAATCAGAATTTAAAATTTCAATGGGATAAGGTATTTAGTTTGCCATCAAATAATAATCAGCTATCATGA